One Mangrovimonas cancribranchiae DNA segment encodes these proteins:
- a CDS encoding 3D domain-containing protein, with protein MIKYLSIILFTVFTGCNKTPKQSISQYKWECLDVTVTAYNSLSYQTNSQPNITAFGDTLSPNLKCIAVSRDLLKLGLTYNTPVVIEGLEGIYLVKDKMHRRWRKRIDIYMGKDVKKAKQWGRQKLTINYQVKRDSLDIKKASN; from the coding sequence GTGATTAAATATTTATCTATCATATTATTTACTGTATTTACAGGCTGTAATAAGACGCCTAAACAGTCCATATCTCAATACAAATGGGAATGTTTAGATGTTACAGTAACAGCTTATAACAGTCTTTCATACCAAACCAATAGTCAACCTAATATTACAGCGTTTGGCGATACGTTATCTCCTAATTTAAAATGTATTGCTGTTTCTCGTGACCTTTTAAAGTTAGGATTAACTTATAACACACCTGTTGTTATAGAAGGGTTGGAAGGGATATATCTTGTGAAAGATAAAATGCATAGACGATGGCGAAAACGTATTGATATCTACATGGGCAAAGACGTTAAAAAAGCCAAACAATGGGGGCGTCAAAAATTAACTATTAATTATCAGGTAAAACGAGATTCTTTAGACATAAAAAAAGCCAGTAATTAA
- a CDS encoding 2-oxoglutarate and iron-dependent oxygenase domain-containing protein — translation MNSIPSVDLSDFLSDDPKRKQQFVDNIGKAYEDIGFVALKGHFLDETLVDKLYTEIKNFFELPLEVKQKYEVPGIGGQRGYVSFGKESAKGKKEGDLKEFWHFGQYVDDNPKLAEEYPDNVEVKELPEFNKVGKETYQMLEKTAKYVLRALALHLGLEETYFDGYIHNGNSILRPIHYPPITQEPKDAVRAAAHGDINLITLLMGAQGRGLQVQNHKGEWIDAIAEPDELMINVGDMLSRHTNNKLKSTIHRVVNPPKELWGTSRYSIPFFMHPISEMKLDVLDSCVDAEHPKQYEDITAGEFLHERLVELGLIKK, via the coding sequence ATGAATAGTATACCAAGCGTAGATTTATCAGATTTTCTTTCTGACGATCCTAAACGAAAACAACAGTTTGTTGATAATATAGGAAAGGCTTACGAAGACATTGGCTTTGTTGCTTTAAAAGGGCATTTTTTAGATGAAACCTTAGTAGATAAACTTTATACTGAAATTAAAAACTTTTTTGAGTTACCTCTTGAAGTTAAACAAAAATACGAAGTGCCAGGCATTGGCGGACAGCGAGGCTATGTTTCTTTTGGAAAAGAAAGTGCCAAAGGAAAAAAAGAAGGCGATTTAAAAGAATTTTGGCATTTTGGACAATATGTTGATGACAATCCTAAATTAGCTGAAGAATACCCAGACAATGTAGAAGTAAAAGAACTTCCAGAGTTTAATAAAGTAGGGAAAGAAACTTACCAAATGCTAGAAAAAACAGCTAAGTATGTTTTAAGAGCATTAGCGTTACATTTAGGTTTAGAGGAAACGTATTTCGATGGCTATATTCATAATGGAAATTCTATATTACGTCCTATACATTACCCACCAATTACCCAAGAACCTAAAGATGCTGTAAGAGCTGCTGCACATGGCGATATTAATTTAATTACGTTATTAATGGGCGCTCAAGGTCGCGGCTTGCAAGTACAAAACCATAAAGGTGAATGGATAGATGCAATTGCCGAACCCGATGAATTAATGATTAATGTAGGCGATATGTTATCAAGACATACTAATAACAAATTAAAATCTACAATACATCGTGTAGTTAATCCACCAAAAGAACTTTGGGGAACCTCACGCTACTCGATTCCATTTTTCATGCATCCTATTTCTGAAATGAAATTAGATGTTTTAGACAGTTGTGTTGATGCCGAGCATCCAAAACAATACGAAGATATTACTGCAGGTGAGTTTTTACATGAACGCTTGGTAGAGTTAGGTCTTATTAAAAAGTAA
- a CDS encoding OmpA family protein, whose protein sequence is MKKLGLLLLTGIFVFSCVSKKKYVALQNENGELKSELTKTRVEKEDLENKFAVIQARVDEYNTKINSLSDENDAKLVTVGDDVVISNDVREQMNETLKHVDQEKLAEAKTLKDSMNLAVAYNLQKSVDTSSLENDEDIAINVDETVVMISISDKMLFNTASYRVSSRANDILQKLADVINSEPSIEVMVEGHTDSRSIHNSKVQDNWDLSVLRATSVVRKLQDDYNVAPEKLIASGRSYFSPVASNDTAEERSKNRRTNIIILPNLNKFFALMQSKQDIQG, encoded by the coding sequence ATGAAGAAATTAGGATTGCTTTTACTAACCGGAATCTTTGTGTTCTCTTGTGTGTCTAAAAAGAAATATGTCGCACTACAAAATGAAAACGGAGAATTAAAAAGTGAACTAACAAAAACACGTGTTGAAAAAGAAGACTTAGAAAATAAGTTTGCTGTTATTCAAGCTCGTGTTGATGAGTATAACACTAAAATTAACTCGCTAAGCGATGAAAATGATGCTAAACTAGTTACTGTTGGTGACGATGTGGTTATTTCAAACGATGTTAGAGAGCAAATGAATGAAACGCTGAAACATGTTGATCAAGAAAAATTAGCAGAAGCTAAAACATTAAAAGATTCAATGAACCTTGCGGTTGCGTACAATTTACAAAAATCGGTTGATACCTCTAGCCTAGAAAATGACGAGGATATTGCCATTAATGTAGATGAAACTGTGGTGATGATTTCTATATCAGATAAAATGTTATTCAACACTGCTAGCTACCGCGTAAGCTCTAGAGCAAACGACATTTTACAAAAATTAGCTGATGTGATTAACTCTGAGCCAAGCATTGAAGTGATGGTTGAAGGTCACACCGATTCTAGAAGCATTCACAACAGTAAAGTCCAAGATAACTGGGATTTAAGTGTATTACGTGCCACATCGGTTGTACGTAAATTACAAGACGATTATAATGTAGCTCCAGAAAAGCTAATTGCTTCTGGTAGAAGTTACTTCTCTCCTGTTGCTAGTAATGATACTGCTGAAGAGCGTTCAAAAAACAGAAGAACTAACATTATAATTTTACCAAATCTAAACAAGTTCTTTGCTTTAATGCAAAGCAAGCAAGATATACAAGGATAA
- a CDS encoding DUF1835 domain-containing protein, which produces MQTLHITNGDVMTERLLELSIPGDILTWNEMLCEGQTMEQLDSEAHINKRKVFFSEVYGLEFEDDKFQNDIDKLNHANQYTEVILWFEYDLFCHINLMAAISLLRQKHVNLPIYLVCSGRIEGEDSLKGLGELSQNQLLSHLKNKTTLKKSDLELAETLWGIYCGKDHNLFKPFILKKSSFQYLNSCLKAHLERFPSSVNGLSVLENNILQLIKDHDIKSRHHLLGYVLNYQGYYGYGDLQIERLIENLSIFFEETKDNITLNRKGHEALLGQHNFALELNNNIDFGGVNRLEYQFSKTENKLIKTPINAN; this is translated from the coding sequence ATGCAAACGCTACACATAACAAATGGAGACGTTATGACAGAGCGTTTATTAGAGCTCTCTATTCCAGGTGATATTTTAACTTGGAACGAGATGTTATGTGAAGGCCAAACTATGGAACAGTTAGATTCTGAGGCTCATATAAACAAACGAAAGGTTTTTTTTAGTGAAGTATATGGTTTAGAATTTGAAGATGATAAGTTTCAAAATGATATAGATAAATTAAACCACGCAAATCAATATACAGAAGTAATATTATGGTTTGAATACGACTTATTTTGTCATATTAACTTAATGGCTGCTATTAGTCTATTAAGGCAAAAGCATGTTAACTTACCTATTTATTTGGTTTGTAGCGGTAGAATTGAAGGTGAAGATAGTTTAAAAGGATTAGGCGAACTTTCACAAAATCAGTTGTTAAGTCACTTAAAAAACAAAACTACATTAAAGAAAAGCGACTTAGAGTTAGCAGAAACACTTTGGGGTATTTATTGTGGGAAAGATCATAATTTATTTAAACCTTTTATACTCAAAAAGTCTTCTTTTCAGTATTTAAATAGTTGTTTAAAAGCCCATTTAGAACGTTTCCCTAGCTCGGTTAATGGTTTAAGTGTTTTAGAAAACAATATTTTGCAGCTCATTAAAGATCACGACATTAAATCCCGGCATCATTTGTTGGGTTATGTATTAAATTATCAAGGTTACTATGGCTATGGCGATTTACAAATAGAACGTCTTATAGAAAACCTATCTATTTTCTTTGAAGAAACCAAAGACAATATAACCCTAAACAGAAAAGGCCATGAAGCATTGTTAGGACAGCATAATTTTGCTTTAGAACTTAATAATAATATTGATTTTGGTGGTGTAAACCGATTAGAATATCAGTTTAGTAAAACTGAAAATAAACTTATAAAAACACCTATTAATGCCAATTAA
- a CDS encoding substrate-binding domain-containing protein, whose protein sequence is MKTVNVGGVPEHFNLAWYLALKSGTFKKAGINLRWKDYYGGTGDMCKSLRKGDIDLAVILTEGIIKDIVEGNPSSIVQTFVKSPLIWGIHVAKNSDYQEINDLKGTKAAISRYGSGSHLMAYINAKNNNWDLEEDLHFEVIKNLDGAVKGLSSGAADYFMWEKFTTKPIVDDGIFRRIGNCPTPWPCFVVAARNEFIEQHPEELQSILNIVNVVTEDFKEIPSIDNTIANRYNQKLEDVQEWLSLTEWSQELIDEKTIMNVQDQLKSLGIISNQLPYNKLVKKL, encoded by the coding sequence ATGAAAACAGTAAACGTTGGAGGTGTTCCAGAGCACTTTAATTTAGCCTGGTATTTAGCACTAAAAAGTGGCACATTTAAAAAAGCAGGTATAAACCTAAGATGGAAAGATTATTATGGTGGTACCGGCGATATGTGTAAATCGTTAAGAAAAGGCGATATAGATTTAGCTGTTATTCTTACTGAAGGTATAATAAAGGATATTGTTGAAGGAAACCCGAGTAGTATTGTACAAACTTTTGTGAAATCGCCATTAATCTGGGGAATACATGTAGCTAAAAATTCCGATTATCAAGAAATAAACGATTTAAAAGGTACCAAAGCTGCTATTAGTCGCTATGGTTCTGGTTCTCACTTGATGGCTTATATTAATGCTAAAAATAATAATTGGGATTTAGAAGAAGATTTACACTTTGAAGTTATAAAAAATCTTGATGGCGCCGTTAAAGGGCTGTCATCTGGTGCTGCCGATTATTTTATGTGGGAAAAATTTACAACAAAACCCATTGTAGATGATGGTATTTTTAGACGCATTGGAAATTGCCCTACCCCTTGGCCGTGTTTTGTTGTTGCTGCTAGAAACGAGTTTATAGAACAACATCCAGAAGAATTGCAATCAATCTTAAATATTGTTAATGTAGTCACCGAAGATTTTAAAGAAATCCCAAGTATCGATAATACTATAGCTAATAGGTATAACCAAAAATTAGAAGATGTTCAAGAATGGTTGTCTTTAACCGAGTGGTCTCAAGAGCTTATCGACGAGAAAACAATTATGAATGTTCAAGATCAATTAAAAAGCTTAGGTATAATAAGTAATCAATTACCATATAATAAATTGGTTAAAAAACTGTAA
- a CDS encoding nucleoside phosphorylase: MPIKDSELILNPDGSVYHLNLKPEHIAKTIITVGDPDRVDKVTKYFDTIDFKVRKREFHTQTGTLNGTRLSVVSTGIGTDNIDIVLNELDALVNIDLERREVKPNHTSLNIIRIGTSGSLQENIPVDSFLLSEYAIGFDSLLHFYDSEQVQYQNISNALIAHTNWHQKKSQPYVVKGDNRLLEKLSSNQTFVGCTATNVGFYGPQGRVLRLPLQDDLLNDKLASFDYEGIKITNLEMETAGIYGLSSLLGHNALSANAIIANRPNGTFSKSPKIITEKLIQYALEKLTQ; encoded by the coding sequence ATGCCAATTAAAGATTCAGAATTAATTTTAAATCCAGATGGTAGTGTTTACCACCTAAATTTAAAACCAGAACATATTGCAAAGACTATTATTACTGTAGGCGATCCTGACAGGGTTGACAAGGTGACAAAGTATTTTGATACTATTGATTTTAAGGTTAGAAAAAGAGAATTTCATACACAAACAGGAACACTAAACGGAACACGTTTAAGTGTTGTATCAACAGGAATTGGTACAGACAATATAGACATCGTTTTAAACGAATTAGATGCTTTAGTTAACATCGATTTAGAACGCAGAGAAGTAAAACCTAACCATACATCGTTAAATATTATTAGAATAGGAACATCCGGATCATTACAAGAGAATATTCCTGTTGATAGTTTCTTACTTAGTGAATATGCCATAGGTTTTGATAGTTTGCTTCATTTTTATGATAGCGAACAAGTACAATACCAAAATATATCTAACGCTTTAATAGCACATACAAATTGGCATCAAAAAAAGTCACAACCTTATGTTGTAAAAGGTGACAATAGATTGTTAGAAAAGTTATCATCTAACCAAACATTTGTTGGTTGTACAGCAACCAATGTTGGATTTTATGGGCCACAAGGGCGTGTTTTACGCCTTCCATTGCAAGACGATTTATTAAATGATAAACTTGCTAGTTTTGATTATGAAGGTATAAAAATAACAAACCTAGAAATGGAAACTGCAGGTATTTACGGGTTGTCTTCATTATTAGGGCACAATGCGTTATCTGCAAATGCGATTATAGCTAATAGACCTAATGGTACATTTAGTAAATCTCCCAAAATTATTACAGAAAAATTAATACAATACGCTCTAGAAAAACTTACACAATAA
- a CDS encoding DEAD/DEAH box helicase family protein, translated as MSKNNITSFELEDRQVGKDLYSYQKGAINKIFKCFEEAPEDYHLLYQLPTGGGKTVIFSEIVRQYLKHHKKRVLVMTHRIELCKQTSKMLKEFGVVNKVVSSKANLDDQDQYSCFVAMVETLNNRLQDNKLDISDIGLVIIDEAHYNSFTKLFKFFEKSFILGVTATPLSSNIKLPMKDNYDELIVGETIQSLIENEFLAKANVYSYNVGLTSLVVGANGDYTVKSSEDLYTNTDMLSKLMQAYEERSKGKKTLIFNNGINTSLHVYDTFRRAGYPVAHLDNTHTKKERKAILKWFNETPDAILTSVSILTTGFDEPTVESIILNRATKSLTLYYQMIGRGSRILKNKNSFNVIDLGNNFHRFGPWGSDIDWQRIFKSPNYYLDSLLNDEEIEENFRYEMPDDLREEFGNSEEVYFDIKEAYISAVRAGESSKKVLERSIEHHAKICVENSEDVYDALDLAKKLSDDIDHRIHKYTKCISKSTYNFVKWLEDDYRKKLRSYLRNNFDDVFLDVHGKPAEN; from the coding sequence ATGAGCAAAAACAACATTACATCATTCGAATTAGAAGATAGGCAAGTTGGTAAAGACTTGTACAGCTACCAAAAAGGCGCCATAAATAAAATATTTAAGTGTTTTGAAGAAGCGCCAGAAGACTACCATTTATTATATCAATTACCAACAGGTGGTGGAAAAACAGTTATCTTTTCCGAAATCGTAAGACAATACCTTAAGCATCATAAAAAAAGAGTATTGGTTATGACGCACCGTATAGAACTTTGTAAGCAAACCTCTAAAATGCTTAAAGAGTTTGGTGTTGTAAATAAAGTAGTAAGTAGTAAAGCAAACCTAGACGACCAAGACCAATACAGTTGTTTTGTAGCCATGGTAGAAACCCTTAATAACAGGTTACAAGATAACAAACTCGATATTTCGGATATTGGTTTAGTTATTATTGATGAAGCACACTACAACTCGTTTACCAAATTATTCAAGTTTTTTGAAAAATCTTTCATTCTTGGCGTAACAGCAACACCGCTAAGCTCCAACATTAAATTACCTATGAAAGACAATTACGATGAGCTTATTGTTGGCGAAACCATTCAATCGCTTATTGAAAATGAATTTTTGGCAAAAGCTAACGTTTACTCTTATAATGTAGGATTAACCTCTTTAGTTGTTGGTGCAAATGGCGATTATACTGTAAAATCTTCAGAAGATTTATATACCAATACCGATATGCTTTCTAAGCTGATGCAAGCTTACGAAGAACGCTCTAAAGGTAAAAAAACACTTATTTTTAATAACGGTATTAACACCTCGTTACATGTTTACGACACCTTTAGGCGCGCAGGATATCCCGTGGCACATTTAGATAACACACATACTAAAAAAGAGCGTAAAGCCATTTTAAAATGGTTTAACGAAACACCTGATGCTATTTTAACATCGGTAAGTATTTTAACCACAGGATTTGATGAACCTACTGTAGAATCTATCATTCTTAATAGAGCAACTAAATCGTTAACGTTATATTACCAAATGATTGGTCGTGGATCGCGTATTCTAAAAAATAAAAACTCATTTAATGTTATTGATTTAGGAAACAATTTCCATCGTTTTGGTCCTTGGGGATCGGATATTGACTGGCAACGTATTTTTAAATCGCCTAACTATTATTTAGATAGTTTACTAAATGATGAAGAAATTGAAGAAAATTTCCGCTACGAAATGCCAGACGATTTACGAGAAGAGTTTGGAAATTCAGAAGAAGTTTATTTCGACATTAAAGAAGCCTATATAAGTGCTGTAAGAGCAGGGGAGTCGTCTAAAAAAGTCTTAGAACGTTCTATCGAGCATCACGCTAAAATATGTGTAGAAAACAGTGAAGATGTTTACGATGCTTTAGATTTAGCCAAAAAATTAAGCGACGATATAGACCACCGTATTCACAAATACACCAAATGTATTAGTAAAAGCACTTATAACTTTGTGAAGTGGTTGGAAGACGATTACCGCAAAAAGCTACGTAGTTATTTACGTAATAATTTTGATGATGTTTTCCTAGACGTACATGGCAAACCAGCCGAGAACTAA
- a CDS encoding translation initiation factor → MDLQDQLKNLFPDHVPEPSEETNHSEDDDLWLQDDPIICKYEKRKGKPITILEGYTGADSDFKQLAKELKTTLGVGGSFKNDTIIIQGDYRDQIMAILKDKGFSVKRVGG, encoded by the coding sequence ATGGATTTACAAGATCAATTAAAAAATTTATTTCCAGATCATGTGCCAGAACCTTCAGAAGAAACTAATCATTCTGAAGATGATGATTTATGGCTACAAGACGATCCTATTATTTGCAAGTACGAAAAACGAAAAGGAAAACCTATAACCATTTTAGAAGGTTATACTGGTGCCGATAGTGATTTTAAGCAATTAGCCAAAGAGCTTAAAACAACACTTGGTGTTGGCGGATCGTTTAAAAACGACACGATAATTATTCAAGGCGATTATCGCGATCAAATTATGGCTATTTTAAAAGATAAAGGGTTTTCTGTTAAACGCGTTGGAGGTTAG
- a CDS encoding dehydrogenase E1 component subunit alpha/beta has translation MIAYKNTKLTKDTLTQLYKSMLKPRLIEEKMLILLRQGKISKWFSGIGQEAISVGVTTAMKNEEYILPMHRNLGVFTTRQVPLKRLFCQWQGKASGFTNGRDRSFHFGTQEYNIVGMISHLGPQLGVADGISLAKKLKNKQHVTVVFTGEGGTSEGDFHEALNVASVWQLPVMFCIENNGYGLSTPTIEQYNCDNLADRGIGYGIESHIIDGNNILEVYEKVNAIAKSIRSNPRPVLIEFKTFRMRGHEEASGTKYVPNELLETWAEKDPVDNFKRYLIEQSIITAEDNDSFIKSIKSEIDQALEEAYAEEAITPNLEKELTDVYKPFNYQHVEAEETKEELRLVDAISQGLKQSMEKHDNLVIMGQDIAEYGGVFKITEGFVEQFGKDRVRNTPICESSIIEVGMGLSIAGIKSIVEMQFSDFVTSGFNPIVNYLAKVHYRWNQHADVVVRMPCGAGVAAGPFHSQTNEAWFTKTPGLKVVYPAFPYDAKGLLATAINDPNPVMFFEHKALYRSIRQDVPTNYYTIPLGKAAILKEGEDITIISYGAGVHWALETLENNSNISADLIDLRTLQPLDTETIFNSVKKTGKAIILQEDSLFGGIASDVSALIMEHCFQYLDAPVKRVASLETPIPFINQLEDQYLPKNKFQQALIDLLEY, from the coding sequence ATGATTGCATATAAAAACACAAAACTTACTAAAGATACTTTAACGCAACTATATAAAAGCATGCTTAAGCCTAGGCTAATAGAAGAGAAAATGCTTATTCTATTGCGACAAGGAAAAATTTCCAAATGGTTTTCTGGAATTGGCCAAGAAGCCATTTCTGTAGGTGTTACTACTGCCATGAAAAATGAAGAGTATATACTTCCTATGCACCGTAATCTTGGTGTGTTTACTACTAGGCAAGTGCCTTTAAAACGCTTGTTTTGTCAGTGGCAAGGAAAAGCCAGCGGATTTACCAATGGCCGTGATCGTTCTTTTCATTTTGGAACTCAAGAGTACAATATTGTAGGAATGATTTCACATTTAGGCCCACAATTAGGCGTTGCCGATGGTATTTCTTTAGCTAAAAAACTAAAAAACAAACAACACGTAACGGTTGTGTTTACTGGTGAAGGAGGTACTAGTGAAGGCGATTTTCATGAAGCGCTAAATGTCGCCTCGGTATGGCAACTGCCAGTTATGTTTTGTATTGAAAATAATGGTTATGGACTCTCTACGCCAACCATTGAGCAATATAACTGCGATAATCTAGCGGATAGAGGTATAGGATATGGTATAGAATCTCATATTATAGATGGGAATAATATTCTTGAGGTCTATGAAAAAGTTAATGCTATTGCCAAAAGCATTCGCTCCAATCCACGACCTGTACTTATTGAGTTTAAAACTTTTAGAATGCGTGGTCATGAAGAGGCGAGTGGCACCAAGTATGTTCCTAACGAACTTCTTGAAACTTGGGCTGAAAAAGATCCTGTTGATAATTTTAAACGCTACCTTATAGAACAAAGCATCATCACTGCAGAAGATAATGACAGTTTTATTAAAAGTATTAAATCTGAAATAGATCAAGCACTAGAAGAAGCTTATGCAGAAGAGGCTATAACACCTAATTTAGAAAAAGAATTAACCGATGTTTATAAACCCTTTAACTACCAACATGTAGAAGCAGAAGAAACCAAAGAAGAGTTACGTCTTGTCGATGCTATTTCTCAAGGCTTAAAACAATCTATGGAGAAACACGACAACCTAGTAATTATGGGACAAGATATTGCCGAATATGGTGGCGTGTTTAAAATTACCGAAGGTTTCGTTGAACAATTTGGTAAAGATCGTGTTCGTAATACGCCTATTTGCGAATCGTCTATTATTGAAGTAGGTATGGGGTTGTCTATTGCGGGAATAAAAAGTATTGTTGAAATGCAATTTTCCGATTTTGTGACGTCTGGATTTAACCCTATTGTAAATTATTTAGCTAAAGTACATTACCGTTGGAATCAACACGCCGATGTTGTTGTACGCATGCCTTGTGGTGCTGGCGTAGCTGCTGGACCATTCCATTCGCAAACTAACGAAGCATGGTTTACAAAAACTCCTGGATTAAAAGTGGTGTACCCTGCGTTTCCTTATGATGCTAAAGGGCTTTTAGCTACAGCTATTAACGATCCTAACCCTGTAATGTTTTTCGAGCACAAAGCATTATACCGTAGTATTCGTCAAGACGTTCCAACAAACTATTACACCATTCCGTTAGGAAAAGCGGCAATCTTAAAAGAAGGTGAAGACATCACCATTATTTCTTATGGCGCTGGCGTGCATTGGGCTCTAGAAACCCTAGAAAACAATTCAAATATTAGTGCTGATCTTATTGATTTGAGAACTCTTCAGCCGTTAGATACAGAGACTATTTTTAATTCAGTAAAGAAAACTGGTAAGGCTATTATCTTACAAGAAGATTCTTTATTTGGAGGTATCGCTTCAGATGTTTCTGCATTAATTATGGAACATTGTTTCCAATATTTAGATGCTCCAGTAAAACGTGTGGCTAGTTTAGAAACACCAATTCCGTTTATTAATCAATTAGAAGATCAATATTTACCAAAAAATAAGTTTCAGCAAGCGTTAATAGATTTATTAGAATATTAA